The DNA region TTGGGCGGTTATTTAGTAGGCCTGCTGACCGTGAGCGGCTTGATAAGCTTAGACAAAGTCAGCAGTTAAAAGTAGTGACTACTCAAGAAAATGAGCCATCTGAAAGCGATGCTGATAATGCCTCTGTCGAAATTACTGGCCCAATTACCATGCAAGGTTACGTGAAGCGCAGCGATGGGGTTAAAGGTACGCTTTGGATTAATAACCAAGCCGTGCAAGAAGATGGTGCTGTCGATAATGTGCAAATTGGGCGAATTAACCGCCGAGGCTTTTCAAGCAAAGCCGCAAGTACAGAGGGTGTTGATGTACAGGCCAGCGGTAAAAAGATACGGCTAAAAGCGGGGCAGATGTATGAGCCTGAAACTAGCCAAATCAAAGAGCTACAAGTGGTGGAAAAGGCAAAAAGACTTAGTTTGCAAGAGGTTGGAGTCGCTGAGCATAATCAGCTATCTATAGGAAATCCTAATAATAGCACTGAATATAATAAGCAATGAATTGTAAAACCACACACTCATTTAATATAAAAGCACCTAGTTCTTTTCAACGGGGTGCAGCACTACTTTTAATGGCTTTTATATTAGGTTTAGGTGCAGTTGCCTATATGTTCAAAGCATTTGATGCGGCTAATTTGCAGGCTAAGCAAGTTGTGAAGACTAATCTTGCGTTGAATGAAGCTAAAACAGCGTTAATGGCTTGGGCTGTGAGTCATCCCCAGGTGCCAGGAATGATGCCTTTTCCTGATAGGGCTGGAGGTGGGGGCTATGATGGTAAAAGTGACTGTTATACAGGTACTTTTGATTATAAGTTTCTTATTGGGCAACTCCCCATATTGGGACAAACAAACCCCTGTGTTGATCCTCAGGTAGGGTTGGGTGGAGATTGGCGTGATGCACAAGGCAATAGGCTTTGGTATGCTGTTTCGCGTAATCTGGTGCGTGAATATCAAGCGCCTTCATTTAACCCGATTATCAGCCCTGCATTACTGACTAAAACAACTGACTGGATAACGGTTTTAGACCGTAATGGAAATCTGATTTCAGATCGGGTAGCTGCCGTAATTATTGCACCAGGCGCACCTTTGGGTAACCAAGATAGATCTAGTGTTCTGCCACCCCCAACACCCGAACAGTATTTAGACCGAATCGTAAGAGCTTCTGACTCTCAGCCATTTAAAAACTATGGATATCCATCTAACGTGTTTGATGACAATCAATTCATTATGGGCGAGGATGAACGTAACGTTAGTGACAGTGATAATACCTTTCAAAAGCCATATTATTTTAATGATAAATTGGTTTACATCACTATTGATGAGCTTATGTATGGTGTCGAAAAGCGAGCGCTGCAAGAAGCTAAAAGCACACTAAACGATTACTACCAAACAAAAGGATATTATCCTTTTGCTGCTGGGTTTGGTTCCGTTGCAAATCCGAACCAGTGTACAAAAGGAAACCTTAGAGGTTTGTTACCTGTAGTAGCATCTTCAGAACATGTTTGTAGCTGCACATCTACTAGAGCTTGTAATTGTAATTTTAGTGTGGTGAGTAATATTGCATTTACTCGTACAAATGGAAACTTTGTAGCCACAGGATCTGCCGCCAATGCACCAACTGGGGCATGCTTAGTTGCCGCAAGCGACCGAAAAACTTGCACCTGCACTGGTGAAGGGAGTTGTAAACGAGCGAGCGGGGCTGTGCAGTTTAGCTGTAATGCATGTGGTAGTTGTTCTGCTACAGTGGCTGGTATTAACAGATTTAGCACAACAGGCTCATTTTCAGTTTCAACAGGCGGGTGTTCAAATACCACTAACCAAGCAACTTGTTCGAATAATACAAGTGGTACGTTTACATTGGCTGCCTGTGATGCAAGTCAAGTAATCACATCTTTACCCGCAGCGGGTGGGCAGCTCCCTGCTTGGTACTTACAAAACGAGTGGCAAAAATATATTACTTACGCGGTTTCTAGCAATTGCGTTAGTGGGTCCACTTGTTCGAGCTCGACTTCACCCCCTAAGATTACAGTTGGAGTTAATAATAAGGTTGGTGCTTTGGTTGCAACTTCGCTTGCAAACCCTAATGGTTTTTGTGATATTTCAAGCTACTTAAGTGCGGCAGAAAATACAAATGTTATTGTGAGTAATGGTTGGCAAGATTATGTCTACAGTCACACTCAGCTAAAAACATCTACAAACACGGATCAAGTTGTGGTGGTATCTCCATGAGTAATTTTAATATGCAATTAGAAGTTGATACTAGGCAGCAAGGTTTCAGCTTGGTTGAAATGGCGATAGTCATTGTCATTTTAGGTTTTGTTATTGGCGCACTCTTGCTTCCGTTGCAAGTACAACGCAATCAGCTTGCGCAATCACAAACTGAAAACACACTTGAATTAGCTAACAGAGCATTGCTCGGTTATGCGCAGGCAAATGGTAGGTTACCTTGTCCTGCAACAAATAATGGGACAAGTATATTTCCTGACGACAGCTCAAATGCAAATCCATTAGCAGGCGGGCAGTGTGATAAGCAATTAGGATTCTTGCCTGCAGCAACGTTAGGTTTAGAACCAACGGATCTAGAGGGTTATCTTGTTGATGCATGGGGTAATCGTATTATGTATGCGGTTGCGCAAAGTAGTACAACAAGTACACCAACAAATACAGCAACACCAGACTTTACAACGAATAATGCGACGGATGGCCTTGCTATTGTAGGTATGGGAAATTTAATCCCAGAACTTAGGATTTGTAGTAGTTCAACGGGGATTACCACATTGGCTTGTTCAGGAGCCTCTCCAGAGACAAATTATTTGATTAATAATGCAGTGGCAGTTATTTACTCTATAGGGTCCACAGGATCTGAGGTGGCAGGAGGCGCTGATGAAAGTGCAAATCCAATTTTGCCTACAACACTTAAAAAAGTATTCGTAAGCCACGAACCTAGAAGTGCGGATGACCCTAACGGCGAATTTGACCATATCGTCACTTGGATTTCTCCTTATGTTCTCTATAATGCCATGATCGAAGCAGGACAATTGCATTAATTTATGAATGACCACCAACTTCTCCGTTATAGCCGCCATATTTTATTACCGCAGATTGAATATGAAGGGCAAGATAAACTAGTACATAGCCACGCATTAATCGTGGGTGCAGGTGGCTTAGGCTCACCAGTGGCCTTATATTTGGCGGCAGCGGGTGTGGGCACACTCACCATCTGTGATTTCGATGTGGTGGATTTAACTAATTTACAGCGTCAAATTGTACACACCACAAGCGCTGTGGGTGTGAATAAAGCGGTGTCAGCACAAAGAACACTGTTAGCCATTAATCCAGAAGTCACGGTGAATACAGTTTGTGAAAGGTCATCTGAGGCTGATTTTGAGAAGCTGATTGCACAGGCGGATGTCGTCATTGATTGTAGTGATAATTTTGCGACGCGCTATCTGTTGAACCGCCTTTGTGTGCAGCTGAAAAAACCGTTGGTGTCTGGTGCTGCCATTGGTTTTGAGGGGCAGGTCACGGTATATGACATGCGCTCGGATGCCAGCCCATGCTATCACTGCCTGTTTCCAGACAATGGTGAAGACAGTGATTTGCGTTGTGCAACGAATGGCGTGTTTGCACCACTAGTGGGCATGATCGGCACTTGCCAAGCGGCCGAGGCGCTGAAAATCCTTATGGGTATTGGGGATAGCCTGCAGGGCAGGCTGTTGCTACTGGATGCGCTCGCTATGGAGTGGCGGACAATCAAGCTAAGTAAAGACCCAGCTTGTACTGTATGTAGTGTTTAATGTTCCTTCCTTTTGTAGAGGGAAGGAAACGGAAGATCTGTTGATTAAAAGCTATTTACTTGCCACCTACCAAGCTTTTAACAGCACCTACCAAGTCGCCAGGCATGACAACAATTTTGCTGTTTTCAGATGACGAAATTTTTTGTAGTGCCGTAATGTAGCGGTCGCCCAATAGGAACATTGCTGACGCGTTATTTTCTTGCACGGCTTCTGTAATAAACTTAATGGATTCTGCAGATGCTTTTGCCGCCACCATCTGTGCTTCAGCATCTTTACGTGCGGCTTCTAAGCGTGCTTCAGCATTTAAAATAAGTGATTGTTTTGCGCCTTCTGCCTCGGTCACTACCGCAACTCTTTCGCGCTCTGCTGCGGCTTGGCGTTCCATTGCGTCCTGCATATTAGGCGAAGGTTTGATGTCTTGAATCTCTACAGACTTAACTGTTAAGCCCCAGTCTAATGCTTCATCTGCTATAGCGATTTTTAGCTCAGACTTAATACGGTC from Methylotenera sp. L2L1 includes:
- a CDS encoding type II secretion system protein, which translates into the protein MSNFNMQLEVDTRQQGFSLVEMAIVIVILGFVIGALLLPLQVQRNQLAQSQTENTLELANRALLGYAQANGRLPCPATNNGTSIFPDDSSNANPLAGGQCDKQLGFLPAATLGLEPTDLEGYLVDAWGNRIMYAVAQSSTTSTPTNTATPDFTTNNATDGLAIVGMGNLIPELRICSSSTGITTLACSGASPETNYLINNAVAVIYSIGSTGSEVAGGADESANPILPTTLKKVFVSHEPRSADDPNGEFDHIVTWISPYVLYNAMIEAGQLH
- a CDS encoding SPFH domain-containing protein; this encodes MEIISIFLVLAVIIAIIKGVRIVPQGEEWVVERFGKFHQILVPGLRVIIPIFDAVSYKVTTKDIILDVPEQEVITRDNAVILANAVAFIKVSNIERAVYGIENFREAMRNMVQTSLRSIIGGMDLNQALTSRDRIKSELKIAIADEALDWGLTVKSVEIQDIKPSPNMQDAMERQAAAERERVAVVTEAEGAKQSLILNAEARLEAARKDAEAQMVAAKASAESIKFITEAVQENNASAMFLLGDRYITALQKISSSENSKIVVMPGDLVGAVKSLVGGK
- a CDS encoding HesA/MoeB/ThiF family protein, whose product is MNDHQLLRYSRHILLPQIEYEGQDKLVHSHALIVGAGGLGSPVALYLAAAGVGTLTICDFDVVDLTNLQRQIVHTTSAVGVNKAVSAQRTLLAINPEVTVNTVCERSSEADFEKLIAQADVVIDCSDNFATRYLLNRLCVQLKKPLVSGAAIGFEGQVTVYDMRSDASPCYHCLFPDNGEDSDLRCATNGVFAPLVGMIGTCQAAEALKILMGIGDSLQGRLLLLDALAMEWRTIKLSKDPACTVCSV